The Syntrophorhabdaceae bacterium genome has a window encoding:
- a CDS encoding Rne/Rng family ribonuclease, whose product MASELIINVTFNEKRIAFLENGVLIEFFIEKKDNNSMVGSIYKGKVVRIVPGMDAAFIDIGLEKSAFLYVGDIILDRLMYEEYEGSGFTVELGERIEGVLEDGQELIVQVSREPIGQKGTRVTSKITLPGRLLVLMPATDHIGVSRRIEQEDERKRLAALLKEICPKGYGLIARTASEGKTSDEIESDLSFLRRIWESIQEKAKDVKAPSILHQDLGIIFRVIRDLHSHNLKKIIVDDPFVYKNIEVFIKEYLPEERCEVEYFEEKDPIFEVFGIEMEITKLLQKKIWLKSGGYIVLDYTEALTVIDVNTGRYLGKKDLEDTILRTNLEAVKEIAYQIRLRNIGGIIIVDFIDMERKESRETVFQTLVDVLKKDRIKTFVYPISEIGLVQITRKRTRHNITNLLTETCPNCDGSGYIKSRYTVCYEVLRELRSACRKEEGRIFNIYLSPEVASLLYEEEKSSIELIENTYNTKINLIANPGFSIDKFHVEGIY is encoded by the coding sequence ATGGCATCTGAACTGATTATCAATGTGACGTTTAACGAGAAGAGGATCGCCTTTCTGGAAAATGGCGTTCTTATTGAGTTCTTTATTGAGAAGAAGGATAACAACAGCATGGTCGGGAGCATATACAAGGGCAAGGTCGTGAGGATCGTCCCGGGCATGGATGCAGCCTTTATTGATATAGGCCTCGAGAAATCTGCCTTCCTTTATGTCGGAGATATTATACTGGACAGGCTGATGTACGAAGAGTATGAGGGTTCGGGATTCACGGTGGAACTGGGGGAGAGGATTGAAGGCGTTCTGGAAGATGGCCAGGAACTGATCGTGCAGGTTTCAAGAGAACCGATAGGCCAGAAAGGGACACGGGTCACGTCAAAGATAACGTTGCCCGGAAGGCTCCTGGTATTGATGCCTGCCACTGACCATATCGGGGTATCGCGCCGGATTGAACAGGAAGACGAGCGGAAACGCCTTGCAGCGTTGCTGAAGGAGATATGCCCGAAAGGGTACGGCCTCATTGCAAGGACTGCATCCGAAGGCAAGACAAGCGATGAAATCGAAAGTGATCTGAGTTTTCTGAGAAGGATATGGGAGAGCATCCAGGAAAAGGCGAAAGACGTCAAGGCCCCCTCAATACTCCATCAGGATCTTGGTATTATTTTCAGGGTTATAAGGGACCTTCATTCCCACAACCTGAAGAAGATCATCGTCGACGATCCTTTCGTGTACAAAAATATAGAGGTCTTTATCAAGGAATATCTCCCCGAAGAGAGGTGCGAAGTTGAATACTTCGAAGAAAAGGACCCCATATTTGAAGTATTCGGTATCGAGATGGAGATCACAAAACTCCTGCAGAAAAAGATCTGGTTGAAATCAGGAGGCTATATTGTCCTTGATTATACCGAGGCGCTCACGGTTATCGATGTGAATACCGGGAGATATCTGGGTAAAAAAGACCTCGAAGATACCATACTCCGGACAAACCTCGAGGCAGTGAAAGAGATTGCCTATCAGATACGGTTGAGGAACATCGGCGGCATTATTATCGTTGATTTTATTGACATGGAGAGGAAAGAATCGCGCGAAACCGTTTTTCAGACCCTCGTTGATGTGTTGAAAAAGGACAGGATAAAGACCTTTGTCTATCCCATCAGCGAGATAGGCCTTGTGCAGATTACAAGAAAGAGAACGAGGCACAACATCACCAACCTTCTTACGGAGACATGTCCGAACTGCGATGGTTCAGGCTACATTAAATCACGGTATACCGTATGCTATGAGGTTTTAAGAGAGCTCCGGAGCGCCTGCAGGAAAGAAGAAGGCAGGATATTCAACATCTATCTCTCGCCCGAAGTAGCGAGCCTGCTCTATGAAGAAGAGAAAAGCTCAATAGAGCTGATCGAAAATACGTATAATACCAAGATTAATCTTATCGCAAACCCCGGTTTCAGTATCGATAAATTTCATGTGGAAGGGATATACTGA